The Halichondria panicea chromosome 17, odHalPani1.1, whole genome shotgun sequence DNA segment TACATAAGCAGCCATGCAATCAATCACAAAGCAAACGTACAAAGAATCTAAGCAAAGGTATATAGCCTTAGCTACATAAGTAATGTACAGTGTTTTAATTACCTGAGTAGGTGTACTGCCTCCAGAGTATTTTCCAGCTGGTCCACGAGAGCTCCGATGCCCTCAGGCCCGATGTGACAATAGCTGAGATCAATCTCATTAACTTCACTGTGGGCACTAGAGGTAACATTTCCCACGGCAGCACAATCAGATGGGGTGAGCGAAATGTCGTTGACATCCATTCGTCCGTGCAGCTGAGTGACAAGATCGACACAGGCGGCAACATTTTTCGACTCGAAGGCACAGTGAACCATGTTGAGGGACGCAATCCGACGCTCGGAAGATACATTGCGATTGGAGATTTCATGGAAGGCTTTCGTAAAGAAGCTGGGTGAGGTCTTGACTCCAGGCTTTTGTGAAAGACCACAATAAAACTTCCAGACAACCCACATGTGATCCATGCCGCCCATAGGTGATCTAATGACGTTTAATTGCTCAGACTGTTCACAAAAATAGAGCAAATGGCAAGCGGACAAAAACTCCTGCAGGGTGAGATGAAGGAAGCTAAACGATTTTGTCGGGAGTGAACTGTCAGCGATGATACGATCAACGGTCAGTAATCCAAGGGAGTCAAATGCTTTTTTCCTGTAGTTGACTGGTAGCTTCATACTACCCATTTCGAGGATATCTTTGCCCGTGAAAATTTGCTTCTGATCTGCTGTGGCTTTGAATGCTAGCAAGCAGATGCTTTGAAAGATTGGTTTCTTCTCGTCTGGAATTTGAGAGAGTGCGTGAAGCTCTTCTTCATCATCCTCATCATCAGAATTACTTTTCCCACGGAGGAAAGAGCGGTAGAGGGTGTGCAGAGTGAACTTGTAGTAAAGATCGGTTTCTGCATCAGGAAGCTTTTGACCTACACTGAACAAGTAAACTACCATAGCAAGATGGAGAGGGAGATAGCACATTCGAGCGATGTTGGGATGCTTGTCCAAGTAATTCAGAAGGATTTTGGCTTTGTGTCGATTTTCTTTGAATGCATGCTCCACATATGCTGTGATTTCTTTCTGCAAAAAGCCAATGATCTCCACATGCTTGCTGAATCGCAAATCATTCCTAAGAGGAGCAGAGCCGGCAGGACGAGAAGCCATAACAATGCTGGCCTTTGGTAGCAATTGTCCAACAAGAAGCTTCTTAATCAAATTGGTGTTATCTTTCAAGTGGCCATACTCATCCAAACCATCTAAAAGCAGACAGACACCTTTCCCACCGGTTTTCGTCACTTCGTCAATCACAGAATACACAACACGGCTATTGGCACTATACTGTCCAAAAATATCTTCAAGGCTAACATCTTTCTTGCCAAGAAATTGACGCAATCGAACCAGAACCAGAATTTGCATATCTTGCAAAATGTCACCATTTGCCCAATCTTTGCTGACTTTGGTGAGAAGAGTGGATTTACCACATGCAGGGCGACCTTCGATCAAAACTAGTGTTCTCCCTCGAGGTTTTGTTGAGGGCAGCTTTGGGAACACGTTTTCGTAGCAGGTGGGCATTTTTCTCGACATGACATCGTCGACAGAGCCTCGGACGGTAGCTCGACTGAAATGGTCATTGCGTGGCATCGGATCAGACGTGATGAGTGCAAGGTTGATGTAATGAACCTTGGTAACGGGTGGCCACTGATCAATGGGAAATTCGGGCATAACCTGGTACGTTTCAATCAAGTTATCTCGATAGTGAACTGAAACAAAAAAGAAACATCATAaaagcaaataattacatgtactcactGTCAATCAACGTACCACTTCCTGAATGCGTTAGAGGCTCAATGGCGACTTTCAACTCTGAAATAAAAATATATACACAGTTGATTACAAGCACATTGCACGAGAAATTGTTACCTACCAACATCCATGACTGCTAGTGTGTACGGACGGCTTGGGCAGAAACTCCCCAGCTGATTCTGAATAAGATCTTTTCTCCCCCTTTCTAGAAGTAGTTCCCGAAGCTCCTCCAGATCACTCCCATCTTGCTTAATTTTTCCATCTATTAGCAGTTTTTCGAACAGCTTCAACAATCTGCAATAGTTTGAACTGGCTTTGAAACGATCAGGGTTTGCCTTCAAGGTAGAAATAGCAAAGTGGTGGATAAACGGTTCTATCTCATCTTTTGATTTCATTGATACGGCAATTGTCGAAAGGAGCTCTCGCAGTTGTAGGCTTGGAAGGAGCTTGTTTGTTTCGTAAATCTTTCGACTATTGACGTATTCTTGCAGTGCTTTGCATTGCTCATCCTTGCATATATCTTGCACAATGAATCGGATTAGAGAGACAGCAATCTGGTAGTACTCTGGGGAATGTATTAGGAGGGATGAGAGTTCCACTAAGCTTTCAGAGCCAGTGCATTTTGGTAGCAATGCCCGAAATTGAAAACATACTCCAGCCAGAGAGTCATCAGAAGCAGCATCCTGGATCTCTTTCAGGAGGCCCAGCACGTCGTCTTGAGACCCAAGTGATcccatagctatatatatagattacTGAATTTCTTAGTGAAGATCCAATGAATGCAACTTCTACTATTTCTACTGATGACCTTTTGTCTGGGTCTAACTCAATTTTCAGTTTCTCAACTAGATTCATTACTGCATGCCTTCAGTTGTGGTACACACCAaaaatacacatgcatgtacaaaatacacatgcaccatacatgtacaaaaatacacatgcaccatacatgtacatgtactgtgcagCAAATCTATAACAAAAACAAATTAATTCATTTTGTTAAGAATAATATGGTCAAATAGTGTTCCGTCATTGTGGATGTACTCGAACACCAGTGTTGTTGCATTGGCTTCAAACCGAGTGTAGCCCCAGTGCTAGAAGAAAAAAAATATTATAAGTATGTATATAATCTAAATGTAAAACTTACCAACTCATCTAGTACTTCAACAAAACTTGGAGGGGTTGGTCTAAAATGGAGAAAAATATCAATAATTCATGAAAACGGTTTAATGCGAGTCTCCAACCTGAGATCATGAAGAAGAGCTCTGCCTGCCATTCCCATGACAACGTGCACTGGAGCTCCTCCTCCTTCCTGACAGACGCCATTCACCACTGAACACATACGCTGGTAGGTGTGGTGATGACCCCAGAACGCAATGTCCACCTTGTAAGTCTACAGGGTGTGTACCAAGCACTTTCAATATGAATAATGTTTACTCCTACACATGCACTTGAATAGCTCGTTATGAATAAGTCTTACCACCAGCAATGGTTCAATATGTTGTATCAGTAGCTTTGATACTGGTATCTGCCCTGAAGGCTCAGTCTCATTGGAACTATCTATATACATGGGCCTAAAAGGAAACAAAGTCATACTTCCATAATATGCAATTACGTCACGCCTACCTGTGTCCTGCAAATATCAGCCAGGGAGTTTTTGTTCTGTCAACACGCTTGAGATGATCTAAAAGATAGGTGTGTTGGGGTGAGGTGCTGGTGAAGTTGTGCTCAGTACTCATCATCACAACGTGGATGCAGCCAAAATCAAACCCATACCTAAAGGTAGAGCCTTAGAATTAAACAATGCATGTTATACAGAAGTGTACACATCTTACCATGGCTGCTGGGGACCAGGAGTTGGCATGGCAAATCTGTTGACATAAGGGACATTGCACTCTCCTCCAGAATCATTCTCCTGCCAGTAAGCACTGCACATTCAAATGTGAAATAATATGCACAATTAATTACTATAGCGTCTACATGCCATGCCACTTACTCCGAGTTGGGAGAGTCGCTCTCATGGTTTCCAGGGTTGACCATACAAGGCAGCCCAGCCAGCAGTGTCTTGACTTGGTCAAAGTACTCATCCCACTGATAATAAAGGGATGTTTTTAGTGGTTTCAATATCAAAACACTACTCACAATGGGTTCGTAACCATCAGCATAGCTTATGTCTCCAACATCAATGATGAGGTCGTGGGCTCCCATCTCACTGATCAGGTTCCTTGTAGTGTCCAGGGAGGGCTGCTCTAGTTTACGCACTTGTCGAGTGTCGTCTTTCTCACCATGACCCATGTCTACAAATAGAAAAATGATAATACTAGGACATAACATTATAGCGGGTgatttttgttggtgcaagTTTCACTACAAACTATATACCCATTTAAAtatgtacagctcaggatagtgacgttgaactcTCGCAGTTTTAATCGTAGGTGCTCTACTGATATGAAAAATATGAAATTtccatcatacgaaaataacccgctatatatacggcaATAAAATTTAACCTCCAAATGCTAATACTCTTGTTATAACGTT contains these protein-coding regions:
- the LOC135350870 gene encoding nucleotide-binding oligomerization domain-containing protein 1-like, producing the protein MGSLGSQDDVLGLLKEIQDAASDDSLAGVCFQFRALLPKCTGSESLVELSSLLIHSPEYYQIAVSLIRFIVQDICKDEQCKALQEYVNSRKIYETNKLLPSLQLRELLSTIAVSMKSKDEIEPFIHHFAISTLKANPDRFKASSNYCRLLKLFEKLLIDGKIKQDGSDLEELRELLLERGRKDLIQNQLGSFCPSRPYTLAVMDVELKVAIEPLTHSGSVHYRDNLIETYQVMPEFPIDQWPPVTKVHYINLALITSDPMPRNDHFSRATVRGSVDDVMSRKMPTCYENVFPKLPSTKPRGRTLVLIEGRPACGKSTLLTKVSKDWANGDILQDMQILVLVRLRQFLGKKDVSLEDIFGQYSANSRVVYSVIDEVTKTGGKGVCLLLDGLDEYGHLKDNTNLIKKLLVGQLLPKASIVMASRPAGSAPLRNDLRFSKHVEIIGFLQKEITAYVEHAFKENRHKAKILLNYLDKHPNIARMCYLPLHLAMVVYLFSVGQKLPDAETDLYYKFTLHTLYRSFLRGKSNSDDEDDEEELHALSQIPDEKKPIFQSICLLAFKATADQKQIFTGKDILEMGSMKLPVNYRKKAFDSLGLLTVDRIIADSSLPTKSFSFLHLTLQEFLSACHLLYFCEQSEQLNVIRSPMGGMDHMWVVWKFYCGLSQKPGVKTSPSFFTKAFHEISNRNVSSERRIASLNMVHCAFESKNVAACVDLVTQLHGRMDVNDISLTPSDCAAVGNVTSSAHSEVNEIDLSYCHIGPEGIGALVDQLENTLEAVHLLRLRARIDRAVGTEGAPALTKLLQRLPNLKELRLYGNKLETARFQYLAPVIRDMTKLQTFIVSRNDLDMDSGSHVSSILENLPQLHTFYISYNPISDKGLGEMKQGLLKCTELKILGLRGTSLTGKSGAHLNEIFATLQKLETVELYQNKLGDKGVIDMLPGLRKATSLKTVSLVENVIGDSGALALASYLEFTDTLVQMRIYYNHDMTDVGKIAIRSAVVNRTPQLTERCDLRVAV
- the LOC135350876 gene encoding uncharacterized protein LOC135350876, encoding MLSLIQLVVFLITLTSVCCHYEVNPLRSFKHERATVNLEPSIGLTLSHHALNRSGDWLTVYWSGVDKPSSLDWVGLWVLPDNATDINSKTQAPVKYQYCNVSNTHMDWGFGKFKFYLVNMRGVNRFGFFRGGFDKPTMAAVSKPISFKNPNEPLHGHLALTNDITEMVLMWVTRDATAPQVKWGTTSKQYTVMKNAVSSTYKATDMCASPARDYGWLDPGMIHKVTLEKLEPQTKYFYIFGDAAYGWSEEYSFTSAPETGPNVITRVLAFGDMGHGEKDDTRQVRKLEQPSLDTTRNLISEMGAHDLIIDVGDISYADGYEPIWDEYFDQVKTLLAGLPCMVNPGNHESDSPNSDAYWQENDSGGECNVPYVNRFAMPTPGPQQPWYGFDFGCIHVVMMSTEHNFTSTSPQHTYLLDHLKRVDRTKTPWLIFAGHRPMYIDSSNETEPSGQIPVSKLLIQHIEPLLVTYKVDIAFWGHHHTYQRMCSVVNGVCQEGGGAPVHVVMGMAGRALLHDLRPTPPSFVEVLDELHWGYTRFEANATTLVFEYIHNDGTLFDHIILNKMN